The Streptomyces sp. Alt3 genome has a segment encoding these proteins:
- a CDS encoding ABC transporter substrate-binding protein produces MSRNNGMDRRQLLKLAGLSAAGLGLTAAGCGSGSGGSGGPVTIRHSWWGADDRAKKIQQCVGLFEKKHPKIKVKTDFQQYPDFWKKFNTQAAGGNPPDVIQNAVTFLRKYEAKNVLLDLSPQVEKGNLDLGGFRSGLEKFAEIDGKLLGVPVGSNSMALVIDEKVYEKAGITPEIGWTWDDWYAGLQKIKNGQKIAGDAGPHGVMYLYDLILRQNGKAFFTEDGMGFGEAELLPYWTEALERVEAGLYADPNKVEQIKPASATAKGLSAGEFTWDNFSVRYSAEGKSSYGLAPIPSTDGKKTGQYLGSLMLSGTARTKHPAEVATFISFMTHDPEVARIMGYDRGVPATTAQFEAFQPADAPSKAIAAYETSIADAGVLEPITPHPAGADVIEAAFLRIGADLALGKTSPKDSVKQFFSEAKTALAAN; encoded by the coding sequence ATGTCTCGTAACAACGGCATGGACAGGCGACAGCTGCTGAAGCTGGCCGGCCTCTCGGCGGCCGGTCTCGGGCTGACCGCAGCCGGTTGCGGCTCCGGCAGCGGCGGTTCCGGCGGTCCGGTCACCATCAGGCACTCGTGGTGGGGAGCGGACGACCGCGCCAAGAAGATCCAGCAGTGCGTCGGCCTCTTCGAGAAGAAGCACCCGAAGATCAAGGTCAAGACGGACTTCCAGCAGTACCCGGACTTCTGGAAGAAGTTCAACACGCAGGCGGCCGGCGGCAACCCCCCGGACGTCATCCAGAACGCCGTCACCTTCCTGCGCAAGTACGAGGCGAAGAACGTCCTCCTCGATCTCAGCCCCCAGGTGGAGAAGGGCAACCTCGACCTCGGCGGCTTCCGCTCCGGGCTGGAGAAGTTCGCCGAGATCGACGGCAAGCTCCTCGGTGTTCCGGTCGGCAGCAACTCGATGGCCCTGGTCATCGACGAGAAGGTGTACGAGAAGGCCGGGATCACGCCTGAGATCGGCTGGACCTGGGACGACTGGTACGCCGGGCTCCAGAAGATCAAGAACGGCCAGAAGATCGCCGGCGACGCCGGACCGCACGGCGTGATGTACCTGTACGACCTGATCCTGCGCCAGAACGGCAAGGCCTTCTTCACCGAGGACGGCATGGGCTTCGGCGAGGCCGAACTGCTGCCGTACTGGACCGAGGCCCTCGAGCGGGTCGAGGCGGGGCTCTACGCCGACCCCAACAAGGTCGAGCAGATCAAGCCCGCCTCGGCGACCGCCAAGGGTCTCTCCGCCGGCGAGTTCACCTGGGACAACTTCTCCGTCCGCTACAGCGCGGAGGGCAAGAGCAGTTACGGCCTCGCGCCCATCCCGAGCACCGACGGCAAGAAGACCGGCCAGTACCTCGGGTCACTGATGCTGAGCGGCACGGCGCGCACCAAGCACCCCGCCGAGGTGGCCACCTTCATCAGCTTCATGACCCACGACCCAGAGGTCGCGCGGATCATGGGATACGACCGCGGCGTGCCCGCCACCACCGCGCAGTTCGAGGCGTTCCAGCCCGCCGACGCCCCCAGCAAGGCCATCGCCGCGTACGAGACATCGATCGCCGACGCGGGCGTTCTCGAGCCCATCACCCCGCACCCGGCGGGCGCGGACGTCATCGAGGCGGCCTTCCTCCGCATCGGCGCCGACCTGGCGCTGGGCAAGACCTCGCCCAAGGACTCCGTGAAGCAGTTCTTCTCCGAGGCGAAGACCGCCCTCGCCGCGAACTGA